A genome region from Streptomyces antimycoticus includes the following:
- a CDS encoding thiamine pyrophosphate-binding protein, with product MTEITPECTVARHLARRLAELGITHLFGVPGNHLGPFLTVLRAEGDIEWVGTPTEGGAGQAADAYARLHGIGAAAVTYSVGAFNLLGACGGAYVEHVPLVAINACPPYEQWQNYRALGLLTSHMSPRRESNLDVYRQVTVEAQVISNPGLAPGQIDAALTACLSERRPVYLEVMEDLWAEPCAVAEEPLLRRERPFSARNRTMLASAVDAILALIEEHPGPDGRPRPIVWAGEEVERFRLDGQLTDLTQATGVPFCTTVGAKAVVDERGPQFHGVYNGKASHPDVHWIFKDWATCRIGLGAWSTSKNLDGEQCVGTDWVMAAQGGVSVGTRYFPDVQLTRLIPALQDALVARYGSGGLTADYYAEAHAHQGAPDDRPAGLQDHRATLRAGGSSSRSGERLTYDGVFDRINHFLGRETREDWTVVSDAAFSLIGSMNLTLPAGGFLSQISWLSIGWSVGAATGAALAPERGHARPMVFVGDGAFQETCQEISTHTRLGLRSVVFVMDNGHFYGIEQMLVHPSYFADRDSRDADTTNGADFYNVLHPWHYDRLAEVFAGKKTPANGVSIAHTADLDELLARLTDPTDPVNAGPLLVRVRLQRHDYPRAMAYKLKEE from the coding sequence ATGACCGAGATCACCCCCGAGTGCACCGTCGCCCGCCATCTGGCCCGCCGGCTGGCCGAGTTGGGCATCACCCACCTGTTCGGCGTGCCCGGCAACCACCTCGGTCCGTTCCTCACCGTCCTGCGGGCCGAGGGCGACATCGAGTGGGTCGGCACCCCCACCGAGGGCGGCGCGGGTCAGGCCGCCGACGCCTACGCCCGCCTCCACGGCATCGGCGCGGCCGCCGTCACCTACAGCGTCGGCGCGTTCAATCTGCTGGGCGCCTGCGGCGGCGCCTATGTGGAACACGTCCCGCTCGTCGCCATCAACGCCTGCCCGCCCTACGAACAGTGGCAGAACTACCGCGCGCTGGGCCTGCTCACCTCCCATATGAGCCCCCGCCGGGAGAGCAACCTGGACGTCTACCGGCAGGTCACCGTGGAGGCGCAGGTCATCTCCAACCCGGGCCTGGCCCCCGGCCAGATCGACGCCGCGCTCACCGCCTGCCTGTCCGAGCGCAGGCCGGTCTATCTGGAGGTCATGGAGGACCTGTGGGCCGAGCCCTGCGCGGTGGCCGAGGAGCCGCTGCTGCGCCGCGAGCGGCCGTTCAGCGCGCGCAACCGGACCATGCTGGCGAGCGCCGTGGACGCGATCCTCGCCCTGATCGAGGAACACCCCGGCCCGGACGGCAGGCCCCGCCCGATCGTATGGGCGGGCGAGGAGGTCGAGCGGTTCCGCCTCGACGGGCAGCTCACCGACCTGACGCAGGCCACCGGGGTGCCGTTCTGCACCACCGTCGGCGCCAAGGCCGTCGTCGACGAGCGGGGGCCGCAGTTCCACGGCGTGTACAACGGCAAGGCCAGCCACCCGGATGTGCACTGGATCTTCAAGGACTGGGCCACCTGCCGGATCGGCCTCGGCGCCTGGTCCACATCGAAGAACCTCGACGGGGAGCAGTGTGTCGGCACGGACTGGGTGATGGCCGCCCAGGGCGGTGTCAGCGTCGGTACCCGGTACTTCCCCGACGTCCAGCTCACCCGGCTGATCCCCGCCCTCCAGGACGCGCTGGTGGCGCGCTACGGCTCCGGGGGCCTGACCGCCGACTACTACGCCGAGGCCCACGCCCACCAGGGCGCGCCCGACGACCGGCCCGCCGGCCTCCAGGACCACCGCGCCACGCTGCGCGCCGGCGGCTCGTCGTCCCGGTCCGGCGAACGGCTCACCTACGACGGCGTATTCGACCGGATCAACCACTTCCTGGGCCGGGAGACCCGGGAGGACTGGACGGTCGTCTCCGACGCCGCGTTCTCCCTCATCGGCTCGATGAACCTGACCCTGCCCGCGGGCGGGTTCCTGTCGCAGATCAGCTGGCTGTCCATCGGCTGGTCGGTCGGCGCGGCCACCGGTGCCGCGCTCGCCCCGGAGCGAGGCCACGCCCGTCCGATGGTGTTCGTCGGCGACGGCGCCTTCCAGGAGACCTGCCAGGAGATCTCCACCCACACCAGGCTCGGGCTGCGGTCGGTGGTGTTCGTCATGGACAACGGCCACTTCTACGGCATCGAGCAGATGCTGGTGCACCCGTCCTACTTCGCGGACCGGGACTCGCGCGACGCGGACACCACCAACGGCGCGGACTTCTACAACGTCCTCCACCCGTGGCACTACGACCGCCTCGCGGAGGTCTTCGCCGGCAAGAAGACCCCGGCGAACGGGGTCAGCATCGCGCACACCGCCGACCTGGACGAGCTGCTGGCCCGCCTCACCGACCCCACCGACCCGGTCAACGCCGGACCGCTGCTGGTCCGCGTCCGCCTGCAGCGGCACGACTACCCGCGGGCGATGGCATACAAGCTGAAAGAGGAGTAG
- a CDS encoding epoxide hydrolase family protein, translating into MPDATPRPEPFTPRTAPAELEDLRARLRATRWPDAPEDAGWSLGTDLDYLRELVAYWAEEFDWPAREAELARLPRFRVRLGGLGIHFAHVRATAPAGPALPLVLSHGWPDSFWRYAKVIPLLTDPGAHGADPADAFDVVVPDIPGFGYSDRPTGPPLNSIAVAGLWAELMDVLGYERFGAAGGDIGSHVSRYLGLDHPDRVVAVHRMDGGLPVFTGDPADLTPEERAWFEDVTSWGAAEGAYAAMHRTKPQTAAFGLTDSPVGLAAWIVEKLRSWSDCDGDIERCFTKDEILTNVTLYWLTGTIGSSMRMYHANAAIPPAQLARRVEVPSGFSLFRGDIVRPPREWLERMTNAVRVTEPERGGHFAPFEEPELYAEELRAFFRPYRTAATD; encoded by the coding sequence ATGCCGGATGCCACGCCCCGCCCCGAGCCGTTCACCCCGCGGACCGCACCCGCGGAGCTCGAGGACCTCCGCGCGCGGCTGCGCGCGACCCGCTGGCCGGACGCGCCCGAGGACGCCGGGTGGTCGCTGGGGACCGACCTCGACTACCTCCGCGAGCTGGTCGCCTACTGGGCGGAGGAGTTCGACTGGCCGGCCCGGGAGGCGGAGCTCGCCCGGCTGCCCCGTTTCCGCGTCCGGCTCGGCGGCCTCGGGATCCACTTCGCCCACGTCCGGGCCACCGCCCCGGCCGGGCCCGCCCTGCCGCTGGTCCTCAGCCACGGCTGGCCGGACTCGTTCTGGCGCTATGCGAAGGTCATCCCGCTGCTCACCGACCCCGGCGCGCACGGCGCCGACCCCGCCGACGCGTTCGACGTGGTCGTCCCCGACATCCCGGGCTTCGGCTACTCCGACCGGCCCACCGGCCCGCCGCTGAACTCCATCGCCGTCGCCGGGCTGTGGGCCGAGCTCATGGACGTCCTCGGCTATGAGCGGTTCGGCGCGGCGGGCGGGGACATCGGCAGCCATGTGAGCCGCTACCTCGGGCTCGACCACCCTGACCGGGTCGTGGCCGTGCACCGCATGGACGGCGGCCTGCCCGTCTTCACCGGCGACCCGGCGGACCTCACACCCGAGGAGCGTGCCTGGTTCGAGGACGTCACCTCCTGGGGCGCGGCCGAGGGCGCCTACGCCGCCATGCACCGCACCAAGCCGCAGACCGCCGCCTTCGGGCTCACCGATTCACCGGTCGGGCTCGCCGCGTGGATCGTCGAGAAGCTCCGTTCGTGGAGCGACTGCGACGGTGACATCGAGCGGTGCTTCACCAAGGACGAGATCCTCACGAACGTCACGCTGTACTGGCTCACGGGCACGATCGGCTCGTCGATGCGCATGTACCACGCCAACGCCGCGATCCCGCCCGCGCAGCTCGCCCGCCGGGTCGAGGTGCCGTCCGGCTTCTCGCTCTTCCGCGGCGACATCGTGCGCCCGCCGCGGGAGTGGCTGGAGCGCATGACGAACGCCGTGCGGGTGACCGAGCCCGAGCGCGGCGGACACTTCGCGCCGTTCGAGGAGCCCGAGCTCTACGCGGAGGAGCTGCGCGCCTTCTTCCGCCCCTACCGGACGGCGGCGACGGACTGA
- a CDS encoding SDR family oxidoreductase, which translates to MNQQEQRHPVEQHPQPEFPQQDQAHPGETEAMEPRPDHGENTYEGHGLLKDRRSVITGADSGIGRAVALAFAREGADVFFSYLPEEEKDARETVRLIEAAGRRAVPFPCDIREESACQRLVDKAVEAFGGIDILVNNAAYQMSQPEGLEEITTEQFDRVMHTNLYAMFWLCKMALPHIPEGGSIINTTSVQAYKPSPHLLDYATTKGAIVTFTQGLAGNLAERGIRVNAVAPGPVWTPLIPATLPDTSTFGLQSPLNRPAQPAEMAPAYVFLASQQASYITAEIVNATGGTPLP; encoded by the coding sequence GTGAATCAGCAGGAGCAGCGTCATCCGGTGGAACAGCACCCGCAGCCGGAGTTCCCGCAGCAGGACCAGGCGCATCCCGGCGAGACGGAGGCGATGGAGCCGCGGCCCGATCATGGTGAGAACACCTACGAAGGCCATGGGCTGCTGAAGGACCGGCGCTCTGTGATCACTGGGGCCGATTCGGGAATCGGCCGTGCGGTCGCTCTCGCCTTCGCCAGGGAAGGCGCCGACGTGTTCTTCAGCTATCTGCCCGAGGAGGAGAAGGACGCCCGGGAGACGGTGCGCCTCATCGAGGCGGCCGGGCGCCGGGCAGTCCCGTTCCCCTGCGACATCCGCGAGGAAAGCGCATGTCAACGGCTGGTGGACAAGGCAGTCGAGGCGTTCGGCGGGATCGACATCCTCGTCAACAACGCCGCCTACCAGATGTCACAGCCCGAGGGGCTGGAAGAGATCACGACCGAGCAGTTCGACCGGGTGATGCACACCAACCTCTATGCCATGTTCTGGTTGTGCAAGATGGCTCTGCCGCACATCCCGGAAGGCGGCAGCATCATCAACACCACCTCGGTACAGGCGTACAAACCCAGCCCGCATCTGCTCGACTACGCCACCACCAAGGGCGCGATCGTCACGTTCACCCAGGGGCTGGCCGGCAATCTCGCCGAGCGCGGCATCCGTGTCAACGCCGTGGCCCCCGGCCCCGTGTGGACGCCCCTGATCCCCGCCACGCTGCCGGACACCTCGACCTTCGGACTCCAGAGCCCCCTGAACCGCCCGGCGCAACCCGCCGAGATGGCCCCTGCCTATGTCTTCCTGGCATCACAGCAGGCCAGCTACATCACCGCCGAGATTGTCAACGCCACCGGGGGCACGCCGCTTCCCTAG
- a CDS encoding cupin domain-containing protein, with protein MEPDLSKYRLEGDNSMYRLPSGIVAPVVTRGGLESGNTADSGGAVRVSGVSIQHTPATRLWFGKVSNEPGYRSVTHHHGEAETGGYVLSGRARIYFGERFEDYVDMEEGDWVFVPPFMPHVECNLSRTKPLTWMTTRTPENIVVNLPDVADAELRDWLDR; from the coding sequence ATGGAGCCCGACCTCAGTAAATACCGCCTCGAAGGCGACAATTCGATGTACCGGCTGCCCAGCGGCATCGTCGCCCCCGTGGTGACGCGCGGCGGCCTGGAGAGCGGCAATACCGCGGACTCGGGCGGTGCCGTCCGCGTCTCGGGCGTGAGCATCCAGCACACCCCGGCCACCCGCCTCTGGTTCGGCAAGGTCAGCAATGAACCCGGCTACCGCTCGGTGACCCACCACCACGGCGAGGCCGAGACCGGCGGCTATGTCCTCTCCGGCCGGGCCCGCATCTACTTCGGCGAGCGGTTCGAGGACTATGTCGACATGGAGGAGGGCGACTGGGTCTTCGTACCGCCCTTCATGCCGCACGTGGAGTGCAACCTCTCCCGCACCAAGCCGCTGACCTGGATGACCACCCGGACGCCGGAGAACATCGTGGTCAATCTGCCCGACGTGGCCGACGCCGAGCTGCGCGACTGGCTGGACCGCTGA
- a CDS encoding RidA family protein gives MTPVPVNPTTLPTPSGYSHGTLVGNTLHLGGQTALDADMKIVPGGIVEQFRQAFGNLLTTLREVGGRPEDLVSVTIYLTDIPDYQAHGKEIGKVWRELAGPVYPAMAGIGCTALWQPEAMIEILGVAVIPEERLVAPHPGG, from the coding sequence ATGACCCCCGTCCCCGTGAACCCGACCACCCTGCCGACGCCCAGCGGCTACTCACACGGAACACTCGTCGGAAACACGCTCCACCTGGGGGGACAGACCGCCCTCGACGCCGATATGAAGATCGTTCCGGGTGGCATCGTCGAACAGTTCCGGCAGGCGTTCGGCAACCTGCTCACCACGCTGCGCGAGGTCGGCGGACGCCCCGAAGACCTGGTGAGTGTGACCATCTACCTCACCGACATCCCCGACTACCAGGCGCACGGCAAGGAGATCGGCAAGGTCTGGCGCGAGCTCGCCGGGCCGGTCTACCCGGCCATGGCGGGCATCGGCTGCACGGCGCTGTGGCAGCCCGAGGCCATGATCGAGATCCTCGGTGTGGCCGTGATCCCGGAGGAACGGCTCGTGGCGCCGCACCCCGGGGGGTGA
- a CDS encoding PaaX family transcriptional regulator, which translates to MTAQTTTATTAAGERESRHAPLILTVFGLYARGEHNWLSVASVISLMADLGVESRAVRSSVSRMKRRDVLRGERHEGLAGYSLADSTLQTLAEGDVRIFRQARASREDGWVLVVFSVPESEREKRHALRTTLTRLGFGTAASGVWIAPGHLAAETRRTLERRELAAYVDIFTGDHFGFGDLREKVRSWWDLDELTALYADFLDRYRPVLDAVTRREPPPLEAFRTYAPMLTQWRRMPYRDPGLPLELLPEEWNGVAAGELFHRLHTLLSAPAAAHAAQVFHARP; encoded by the coding sequence ATGACCGCGCAGACGACAACGGCCACCACCGCAGCGGGCGAGCGGGAGTCCCGCCACGCCCCGCTCATCCTCACGGTCTTCGGCCTCTACGCCCGGGGCGAGCACAACTGGCTCTCGGTCGCCTCGGTGATCAGCCTCATGGCGGACCTCGGCGTGGAGAGCCGGGCCGTGCGGTCCTCGGTCTCCCGGATGAAACGCCGCGATGTGCTGCGCGGCGAGCGCCACGAGGGGCTCGCCGGCTATTCGCTCGCCGACTCCACCCTGCAGACCCTCGCCGAGGGGGACGTACGCATCTTCCGGCAGGCCAGGGCGTCCCGCGAGGACGGCTGGGTCCTCGTCGTGTTCTCCGTGCCCGAGTCCGAGCGCGAGAAACGGCACGCACTGCGCACGACCCTGACCCGGCTGGGCTTCGGCACCGCCGCGTCGGGCGTCTGGATCGCCCCCGGACACCTGGCGGCCGAGACCCGGCGCACCCTGGAACGCCGGGAACTGGCCGCGTACGTCGACATTTTCACCGGTGACCACTTCGGCTTCGGGGATCTGCGGGAGAAGGTCCGCTCCTGGTGGGACCTCGACGAACTCACCGCCCTGTACGCGGACTTCCTGGACCGGTACCGCCCCGTCCTGGACGCGGTGACCCGGCGCGAGCCACCACCGCTGGAGGCGTTCCGTACCTATGCGCCGATGCTGACCCAGTGGCGCCGCATGCCCTACCGCGACCCGGGACTTCCCCTGGAACTCCTTCCGGAGGAGTGGAACGGCGTGGCCGCGGGCGAACTGTTCCACCGGCTCCACACCCTGCTGAGCGCCCCGGCGGCGGCGCACGCCGCACAGGTCTTCCACGCACGGCCCTGA
- a CDS encoding SDR family NAD(P)-dependent oxidoreductase, producing MTGGSRGIGAASALALADEGADVAISYSSSADRAKAVVADLEAKGVRAAAFRADQADATQAVDLIHSVVEQFGKLDILVNNAATGGGGLVDSDLVDEAALERQLAVNYTSVVAGIRAAFPLLPDGGRIVSISSGVGTRAGFPGMAYYTGTKSALEGFSRGAARDLAHRGITVNVVQPGFVDTEGNPADGPAASMFLPTTAMGRYGRPEEIAAGVVFLASPQASYVTGAVLRIDGGYSA from the coding sequence GTGACCGGCGGATCGCGGGGGATAGGGGCGGCGTCGGCGCTGGCGCTGGCTGACGAGGGAGCCGACGTCGCGATCAGCTACTCGTCCTCGGCGGATCGGGCCAAGGCCGTGGTCGCCGACCTGGAGGCAAAGGGAGTGCGCGCGGCGGCCTTCCGGGCCGACCAGGCGGACGCGACGCAGGCGGTGGACCTGATCCACAGCGTGGTCGAGCAGTTCGGAAAGCTGGACATTCTGGTCAACAACGCGGCCACGGGTGGTGGCGGCCTCGTCGACAGCGACCTCGTCGACGAGGCCGCCCTCGAGCGGCAGCTCGCCGTCAACTACACCAGTGTGGTGGCCGGGATCCGGGCGGCGTTCCCGCTGCTGCCTGATGGCGGGCGGATCGTCAGTATCAGCTCGGGTGTGGGAACGCGGGCGGGTTTCCCTGGGATGGCGTATTACACGGGAACGAAGTCGGCCCTCGAGGGCTTCAGCCGGGGCGCAGCCCGCGATCTGGCGCACCGGGGCATCACGGTCAACGTCGTCCAGCCCGGGTTCGTAGACACCGAAGGAAACCCCGCCGACGGCCCGGCCGCATCCATGTTCCTTCCGACAACGGCGATGGGGCGCTACGGCAGGCCGGAGGAGATCGCCGCAGGCGTCGTCTTCCTCGCCAGCCCGCAGGCCTCCTACGTCACCGGCGCAGTACTGAGGATCGACGGCGGATACAGCGCATAG
- a CDS encoding AMP-binding protein translates to MTLPLPLSPSAHIDTFTRDQLPPAHLWPTIEFTTPDLRYPDRLNAATELIDTPTALFGPGRPALRTPDGGLCTYGELRTRANQVAQVLTEDLGLVPGQRVLLRSPNNPWTVAAWLGVLKAGGVVVTTMAALRARELTPIAERTRPSIALVDHRFTDEVRTVRDTVLPGLTVIGYGGGGPEDLVARATGKSGEFTNVDTAADDVALLGPTSGSTGAPKITMHFHRDILSIDNTFGRHTLSLVPDDLVACTAPLAFTFGLGMLVVFPLRAGACALLTESATPPQLAEIVRRHGVTVLATAPTAYRAILREGREQQLAGVRIGVSAGEHIPRATWEDLRTRIGLKVVDGIGATELLHIFISAAGDAIRPGATGQAVPGFRATILGPDGTELGPGEPGRLGVIGPVGCRYLGGERQRDYVLEGWNITGDIFHRDEDGYFHYHARSDSMIVSSGYNIGGPEVESAIDTHPDVVESAVVARPDPERGSIVCAFVVLRDGVPGDAAKVKEIQDHVKQLLAPYKYPRDVRFQDALPRNTSGKLQRFKLLRQVRPAHDDERATEAVAES, encoded by the coding sequence GTGACTCTTCCGCTCCCCCTGTCACCCTCCGCACACATCGACACCTTCACGCGCGACCAGCTACCGCCCGCGCATCTGTGGCCGACGATCGAGTTCACCACGCCGGACCTGCGCTACCCGGACCGGCTCAACGCCGCGACCGAGCTCATCGACACCCCCACCGCGCTCTTCGGCCCCGGCCGCCCCGCCCTGCGCACCCCGGACGGCGGACTGTGCACCTACGGCGAACTGCGCACCCGCGCCAATCAGGTCGCCCAGGTGCTCACCGAGGACCTCGGCCTGGTGCCGGGGCAGCGCGTCCTGCTGCGCTCGCCCAACAACCCCTGGACCGTCGCGGCCTGGCTCGGCGTCCTCAAGGCCGGTGGTGTCGTGGTGACCACGATGGCCGCCCTGCGCGCCCGGGAGCTCACCCCGATCGCCGAACGCACCCGGCCCTCGATCGCCCTGGTGGACCACCGGTTCACCGACGAGGTCCGCACGGTCCGCGACACCGTGCTGCCCGGGCTGACGGTCATCGGGTACGGCGGTGGCGGCCCGGAGGATCTGGTGGCCAGAGCCACGGGCAAGTCCGGCGAGTTCACCAACGTGGACACCGCCGCCGACGATGTGGCGCTCCTCGGCCCCACCTCGGGATCCACCGGCGCCCCCAAGATCACCATGCACTTCCACCGGGACATCCTGTCCATCGACAACACCTTCGGCCGCCACACCCTGAGCCTGGTACCGGACGATCTGGTCGCCTGCACCGCTCCCCTGGCCTTCACCTTCGGCCTCGGCATGCTGGTCGTCTTCCCGCTGCGGGCCGGTGCCTGCGCCCTGCTGACGGAGTCCGCCACGCCCCCGCAGCTCGCGGAGATCGTGCGGCGGCACGGCGTCACCGTGCTGGCGACCGCGCCCACCGCCTACCGGGCGATCCTGCGCGAGGGGCGGGAACAGCAGCTCGCCGGGGTGCGGATCGGTGTCTCGGCGGGCGAGCACATACCCCGCGCCACCTGGGAGGACCTGCGGACACGCATCGGCCTGAAGGTGGTCGACGGCATCGGCGCCACCGAGCTGCTGCACATCTTCATCTCCGCCGCCGGGGACGCCATCCGGCCCGGCGCCACGGGACAGGCGGTCCCCGGCTTCCGCGCCACGATCCTCGGCCCGGACGGCACGGAACTCGGCCCCGGAGAGCCGGGCCGACTCGGTGTCATCGGCCCGGTCGGCTGCCGTTACCTCGGTGGCGAACGACAGCGGGACTACGTCCTGGAGGGCTGGAACATCACCGGTGACATCTTCCACCGGGACGAGGACGGCTACTTCCACTACCACGCCCGCAGCGACAGCATGATCGTCTCCTCCGGGTACAACATCGGCGGCCCCGAGGTCGAGTCCGCCATCGACACCCACCCCGACGTCGTGGAATCCGCCGTCGTGGCCCGCCCCGACCCGGAGCGCGGCTCGATCGTGTGCGCCTTCGTGGTGCTGCGGGACGGCGTGCCCGGCGACGCGGCCAAGGTGAAGGAGATCCAGGACCACGTCAAGCAGCTCCTGGCGCCCTACAAATACCCGCGCGATGTGCGGTTCCAGGACGCCCTGCCGCGCAACACCAGTGGCAAACTGCAGCGTTTCAAGCTGCTGCGCCAGGTGCGCCCGGCCCATGACGACGAGCGGGCCACCGAGGCCGTCGCCGAGAGTTAA
- a CDS encoding transposase: protein MLVAACGTPASQAGPPSALPGGQTARVGRPTRPERLRADKVYSSRAIRHHPRARRIVAVISEPADQQGHRRRRGPRDGRPPAFDRVDYRNRNVVERGFCHVKQWRGLATRYDKLALTFRGGAVLMAIVTWLRAWGDTPPW, encoded by the coding sequence GTGCTCGTCGCCGCCTGTGGCACCCCGGCATCCCAAGCGGGACCACCGTCGGCACTGCCCGGCGGGCAGACCGCCCGAGTTGGCCGGCCGACCCGTCCCGAACGGCTACGGGCGGACAAGGTCTATTCCTCCCGTGCGATCCGCCATCACCCGCGTGCGCGGCGGATCGTCGCGGTCATTTCTGAACCCGCCGACCAGCAAGGACACCGCCGACGGCGTGGTCCACGAGACGGTCGCCCACCCGCGTTCGACCGTGTCGACTACCGCAACCGCAACGTCGTCGAACGCGGCTTCTGCCACGTCAAGCAGTGGCGCGGGTTGGCCACCCGCTACGACAAGCTCGCGTTGACCTTCCGCGGCGGGGCCGTGCTGATGGCGATCGTCACCTGGCTCCGCGCTTGGGGAGACACGCCCCCGTGGTAA
- a CDS encoding inclusion body family protein: MSEFINVMIAFDAVSIAKRYPDASKNPDTPTQVDHALIYMTTRQDRIIGTSGAELNFRANPRDIIRWRETTLSLNSEYCALLYRYLSGDQLISKPRIVIGDGTYPIPKDGATDQPDFETQDYQDHYWEADVKKTGQVTYRFFFQLLDSEQKLVGYFQWDPFITIGKRS, from the coding sequence ATGTCGGAATTCATCAACGTAATGATCGCGTTCGACGCGGTCTCGATCGCCAAGCGCTACCCCGACGCATCGAAGAACCCCGACACGCCGACGCAGGTCGACCACGCCCTGATCTATATGACGACACGTCAGGACCGCATCATCGGCACCTCCGGGGCCGAGCTGAACTTCCGGGCCAACCCCCGGGACATCATCAGGTGGCGCGAGACGACGCTGTCGCTCAACAGCGAGTACTGCGCCTTGCTCTACCGGTACCTGAGCGGCGACCAGCTCATCAGCAAGCCGCGGATCGTGATCGGCGACGGCACCTACCCGATCCCGAAGGACGGGGCCACCGACCAGCCGGATTTCGAGACCCAGGACTATCAGGACCACTACTGGGAGGCGGACGTCAAGAAGACCGGCCAGGTCACGTACCGCTTCTTCTTCCAGCTCCTGGACAGCGAGCAGAAGTTGGTGGGGTACTTCCAGTGGGACCCGTTCATCACCATCGGCAAACGCTCCTGA
- a CDS encoding acyl-CoA thioesterase, with the protein MSGTPPTSAVFTAAVTLKPAQPEYFDLAFTATTQPCPWPKAYGGDLVAQAAAAAMRSVTDGKSLHSMHSYFLRPADIGAEVRYEVEVVRDGRGYSTRQVRGYQNGKPLYVCLAGFAAGEAGAAFDAAFADDVPDPETLPSSAEYLAERDGGSMTKESKAYWSGGRSFDMRHVPGPVYLTVEGERLPHQAVWLRPFDPLRPVDGLTDAQRDLAALAYVCDYTILEPVLRVLDLPWARPGLVTASLDHAMWFHRPGPLGDWLLYVQEAVAADAGRGLGTGRFFTRDHRHLATVVQEGLIRPT; encoded by the coding sequence ATGTCCGGGACGCCCCCCACCTCGGCCGTCTTCACCGCCGCCGTCACCCTGAAGCCCGCCCAGCCCGAGTACTTCGACCTCGCCTTCACCGCCACCACCCAGCCGTGCCCGTGGCCCAAGGCGTACGGCGGCGATCTGGTCGCCCAGGCCGCGGCGGCGGCCATGCGGTCGGTGACCGACGGCAAGTCGCTGCACTCGATGCACAGCTACTTCCTGCGGCCCGCCGACATCGGGGCCGAGGTGCGCTACGAGGTGGAGGTGGTGCGCGACGGGCGCGGCTACAGCACCCGGCAGGTGCGCGGCTATCAGAACGGCAAGCCGCTGTACGTGTGCCTGGCCGGCTTCGCGGCGGGCGAGGCCGGTGCTGCCTTCGACGCCGCGTTCGCCGACGATGTGCCCGACCCGGAGACCCTGCCCAGCTCGGCGGAGTACCTCGCCGAGCGCGACGGCGGGTCCATGACCAAGGAGTCCAAGGCGTACTGGTCCGGCGGCCGCAGCTTCGACATGCGGCATGTCCCCGGCCCCGTCTACCTCACCGTCGAGGGAGAACGCCTTCCGCACCAGGCGGTCTGGCTGAGGCCCTTCGACCCGCTCCGCCCGGTCGACGGGCTGACCGACGCCCAACGGGACCTGGCCGCCCTGGCGTACGTCTGCGACTACACGATCCTCGAACCTGTCCTGCGCGTACTCGACCTGCCCTGGGCCAGGCCCGGACTGGTCACCGCCAGCCTCGACCACGCGATGTGGTTCCACCGTCCGGGGCCGCTGGGCGACTGGCTGCTCTACGTCCAGGAAGCCGTCGCCGCCGACGCGGGCCGCGGTCTGGGCACGGGCCGCTTCTTCACACGCGATCACCGCCACCTGGCAACTGTCGTCCAGGAGGGCCTGATCCGTCCCACCTGA
- a CDS encoding TetR/AcrR family transcriptional regulator, protein MARPRAFDEKQVLNAVREQFWSAGYAATSLEDLMRVSGLGKGSLYAAFGDKRQLFLRALRSYTDDIHGQLREALAAAPRAVDALRMLLEAPIGDPTGAGTRRGCLMANSTCELGNADPEVLAHAHRTYETSTALIGDCVARAQREGDLPAGADPIVLARALLAAQQGIVFMGRTGLDTATLTATARSLAAQLLPDHSGD, encoded by the coding sequence ATGGCACGTCCGCGAGCATTCGACGAGAAGCAGGTGCTGAACGCCGTCCGGGAGCAGTTCTGGAGCGCCGGTTACGCCGCGACCTCGCTGGAAGACCTGATGCGGGTCAGCGGGCTGGGCAAAGGCAGCCTGTATGCGGCGTTCGGCGACAAGCGTCAGCTCTTCCTCCGGGCGCTGCGCAGCTACACCGACGACATCCATGGCCAACTTCGGGAAGCCCTCGCCGCGGCTCCACGGGCTGTGGATGCACTACGCATGCTCCTCGAGGCACCGATCGGCGACCCGACCGGCGCCGGCACGCGGCGTGGCTGCCTGATGGCCAACAGCACCTGCGAACTCGGTAACGCCGATCCGGAAGTCCTCGCCCACGCCCACCGCACCTACGAGACGTCTACCGCGCTGATCGGTGACTGCGTCGCCCGCGCCCAACGCGAGGGCGACCTGCCGGCCGGAGCGGATCCGATCGTACTGGCGCGGGCCCTCCTGGCCGCACAACAAGGGATCGTGTTCATGGGCCGGACCGGGTTGGACACGGCCACACTCACTGCCACGGCACGATCACTCGCGGCTCAACTCCTGCCGGACCACTCCGGCGACTGA